A genomic region of Serinus canaria isolate serCan28SL12 chromosome 1A, serCan2020, whole genome shotgun sequence contains the following coding sequences:
- the REP15 gene encoding rab15 effector protein, translated as MWKRLPAEKMGQKVSQEDNQKNKAETLVICEVFSQGVLHASQRLKDYLGFVDPQSKFQPATNTLSEIFLVNFIGFCVGKGVEEQITTSKMTKQQSSLFGVDWIWTLCGSDKQIKLQIAVQALQPAELLHGEGPAEDCCREAALADECFQNMSRFEKLAEFCRLVGRDCLGLFVMFGVPGKPKDIRGVLLDSVAKEEQKCCLSGRNALRQFVTSTDSSLPTRDMLENCLGTKNRLKDVGNVYINFV; from the coding sequence ATGTGGAAACGActtccagcagagaaaatggGCCAGAAGGTCTCCCAGGAGGACAACCAGAAGAACAAGGCTGAAACACTGGTCATCTGTGAAGTCTTCAGCCAGGGTGTGCTCCATGCATCTCAAAGGCTGAAGGACTATCTGGGTTTTGTGGATCCTCAAAGCAAATTTCAGCCAGCCACAAACACACTGAGCGAGATCTTCCTGGTCAACTTCATCGGTTTCTGCGTGGGAAAGGGCGTGGAGGAGCAGATCACGACCAGCAAAATGACCAAGCAGCAGTCCTCCCTGTTTGGAGTGGACTGGATCTGGACTCTGTGTGGGTCTGACAAGCAGATCAAGCTGCAGATCGCCGTGCAGGCTTTGCAGCCGGCCGAGCTCTTGCACGGTGAGGGCCCTGCCGAGGATTGCTGCCGGGAGGCCGCGCTGGCCGACGAGTGCTTCCAGAACATGAGCAGGTTTGAGAAGCTGGCCGAGTTCTGCCGCCTGGTGGGACGGGACTGCCTGGGCTTGTTCGTCATGTTCGGCGTGCCAGGGAAGCCCAAGGACATCCGAGGAGTCCTGCTGGACAGCGTTGCCAAGGAGGAGCAAAAATGCTGCCTGTCGGGCAGGAATGCGCTGCGGCAATTTGTcaccagcactgacagctccCTGCCCACAAGAGACATGCTGGAAAATTGCCTGGGCACCAAAAACAGGCTGAAGGATGTGGGAAATGTGTACATAAACTTTGtgtga